The sequence CCCAATGATACGGGCCCATGCCTGGAATGGTTCGCCGAAAACGATATCGGCGAAAACCTGACATTTAAGGCTGTGAAGACGATTTGTGCGCCATCAGGATGGGGCCCGTTTGACTTTCCTGGCAGAGAAGCCTTGACGGTAACTTTAAGTGTCATAGGTATCCTGCTCAACAGTCTCGTCGTCTTTGGCGTTGCTAAGTTACAGCAAAACAAACCACTGTACTACCTGATCGCAAACCTGGCTGTTACCGACATCATCACCAATGTGATCGGCAACGTCATACTGCAGCTGGGATATCTGGTGACGTATAGACAGTTCACCTTGTTCTTAGTCACGGTGCTGCACTTTCCCGTGATACTGTCTCTGACAGGACTAGTACTCCTGTCCGTGGACCGCTATCTCTCCGTACAACACGCCATCTTCTACCATACCACCGTCCGGGGCTGGCACGTGCTGGCGGCGGTGGTCGGGGCGTGGGTCTCCGCCGCTCTGCTCTGCTTCTCCCCGATGATGGGATGGAACTGCTACGCGATGGACTTGAGGAAGAGGCTATGCTACCTTGGTGCTGTGGAGGTTAGCTACATCCTGTTCATGACAGTCCTTTGTGCTATCGGTGTTGGCGTGGTGGTGTTCACAAGCGCGCGCGTCTTCGTGACTCTCCGACGGCGCCTGGCCGTGGCAGTGGACGGGAACCAGCAGCAGCAGGACGGGCGCGTACACATGAACCAGCAACAGATCGTCTCCTCGCACAAAAAAGCCAGAAGCGTCCTCGTCATCATAGCAGTGTTCTTGGTAACCTGGGTTTTCTTTCTGTCGTGGCAGCTGACAATACTTGTTACTACGTTCAACATCAGTGTCGATTCGCGTGCAATCAGTTTGCACTTCTTCATCGTCTTCCTCGTCGTCATATGGCTGGTCCCCATCGTAAACCCTCTCGTGTACGCCTTCCGACTGCCGGCGTTGAGAAGGGTGATCTGGGACAGCCTTAGGAACGGCGGGGTCCGCCTATGGCGTTGTCTCGTCCCGCTGCAACAGGTTCATCCGGCCGCCATACAGATGTAAGTTATAGTCCTGTTGTTACCGAGATTTTGGTATTTGAATGTCGAAAGTATGAGTACgttttctaaacatttgtgTGAACATACCATAGTGCTGTTTAAGGAAAATGAACGCTTTGTAAGGACAGACATGTAATCGTTGTTACAGAGATTCTagtatgtaaatgttgaaaaagtATACGGAAAGGTACGTTTACTAAACACTTGTTTAAACATACCATAGTGCTGCTTGAGGAAAATAAGACATGTGACACCTCAATGGCTAggacagacatgtacacaattaCTTTTTGTAGCATGGACATTTCCATATAATGTTGAACATTGTTATATTACCAAGTCCAGTGAACTGCATTTTGTTGTGTCGGAGAAGAAGTggattttttctttcaatcgcCAATTGACATTTAAGTAGTAGATTATGGCGATTATGTTATTGCATTGTCGATGCTAAATTGATACTTTCTTAATCTTATTTCCATTATTCTGTAGAtatctttatttgaatgtgaaAGGGTATTTTCTAATTCGTTGTAAGAGTAGATATTTCAAACTTCAAATTAAACGTTAGTTTAAATAACTATAAAAAGACCATGTCGTGTTTTGCAGGACAATAACTTATATATAAGGTCTGTGGTTTGTGAATTGGCGATAACAGCATCTGCTGTGTTTCATTAGTGATTAAAGAATATCCGGATTTGCTGTCGAAAACGTGTGCCTGTTTCCacacttgagtaactgttaccttatgATGTTTAAGGTATTGAAATTATCTCGAAATTACCTTAGTTGATGATCTAAATGACCAATTTTTCAGTCGCTTATCGTAACCCAACGATGTGGGAATGACCTCCAAGTTTTGTTCTATGCTCTCACCGATCGCCTAAAATTGTCTTTTAATGATCGACGTTCAAATCATCTTAAATATGTTTTAACGATTGGTCTAAATGACTATGGATTTTTCCGGTTTAAAAACACctcatcatatttttttcttataggATACAGTCATCATTGTGACACAATCAGGATTTCTTATAATTTTCATACAACCATGGAGTAAAAACAGACTTCGGCAATAGCCAATTCACTATCACAAGCATCAGTGACGCTACAATCGTTTAAGCCGCAGCTGATGGTGTTTCCAACATGCTTCCTGGATACAGCACGCTTAAGTCTTCAATATAGGATGATAAGATATTTTGACATGAGGACAGTACTGGCTCGTTTTGACAACTTGGCAGTACGCCATAACATGCTAATATCCAGGTTACAGCTTGAAGCGAATAAAGAAGTCACTCTGTCTGAACTACATTGTTCCTAATGTATGATATCGTTGTTTAACCATcatcgaatttaaaaaaatacattatgatTCCCATTTTTTAAAGGACTCAACCTCTTGTTAGGCACATGCATGAGCTTGTGATACTAGGCACACAGTGTTAGTTATAAAAACGTAAAGAACAAAACGAAGTTATACTTTGTAAAACGGCAAGGTAATTCTGTCTCACGCTCGCGTATGGATTTGGGATCTTTGATAAACGTCACACGCAAAACGAGGTTCGTGCTTCATGTAGCTAAAGCGAGTAAAACAGGTCATTCCCCTGCTGATTTTCGGCAAGATGAAAAGTGATCCCATCTGCCACAAAGTCGTTTTAATCTTTTTGATACCACTCCCTCCCATAATGAAAGCACGTCAACATGCCTCTTCAATATCCCATGCAACTAAGGGGGTGAAAGCTATCAAATTAGCACCATTCGCCTGTATGATCTTCACGAGTGATTCCTACATGTGCATCAATGATCGCTGCTTTTGATCCCCATATTGATATCAAGTCTTCGCATTCTACAGCGGGCAAACAAAGTGTGCTTCGCACTAAGAGGTGCTAAAAAGGAAGAAGGAGAATTAATCTCTCGGACGGCAGTTGTTTTCTTCCTTCAGGTTTGCTCCTGTCGGGACATTTGGGGAGATCAGGTATAAAGCGATTTGTAGAGAAGGCCACAACGGACGCATCGAACCAGAACAGGTTCATTTGAGGCCAGAACGAGTAGAAGCGCTGACCTAACTCCTTCTTTTACATATTACTTTATCATCGGAAAACGGTGGGCAACTCATCACCGATCAAAAAAGAGACGGACAACAGCCGCGCCCGGTGTCCACCGCACGATTGATTTTCTAGCCAGTGCCTGGTTGGAAAGACAACATTATTTCCAATACAACGAACACAGTAACCAACGGGAACTGCAGTACCGTTTTACCTGTGCAGATATTCAACAACAGAAAATGGAGACTAATCTCAGCTCCACTCTAGCCAGGTTTGGTCCACCTAACGCCACTGGTCGGTGCTTCGAATGGTTCGCGGAAAACGGACTGAGTGAAAACGTGACTTTCGGGGACGTGGTGAACATTTGTGGTGGGAACTCCGGCTGGGGTCCGTTCGCCTTTCCTGGGAGAGAAGTCTTGACAATCATCTCGAGTGTTCTTTGTGTTCTTCTCAACGGCCTCGTCGTCTTCGGCGTCGCCAAGTTACAGCAGAAAAAACCGCTGTGCTACCTGATCGCAAACCTGGCCGTTACCGACATTATGACCAATCTGGCTGGCAACGTTATGCTTGAGCTTACGGAAGCCGTGACGTATCGAAAGTTCATCGTCTTCATAGTCACGGTGCTGCACTTCCCCGTCATCCTATCGCTTACCGGGCTGGTACTCCTGTCTGTGGACCGGTATGCTTCCGTTCAGCACCCCATTTTCTACCACGCTACCGTCGGCGGCGGGCACGTTCTGGCGGCGGTGGCCGGGGCGTGGGTCTCCGCCGCTCTTCTGTGCTTCTCCCCGGTGACGGGATGGAACTGCAGCGGGCTGGAAACCAACGACGAGCTGTGTTTCCTGGGCGCAGTAGAGGGTAGCTATATCCTGGTAATGATAGTCCTCTGCGCTGTCGGGGTTGGCGTGGTGGTTTTCACGAACGCGGGTCTTTGTGACACTCCGACAGCGTCTAGCGGTAGCAGCAGATAGAAACCAGCAACAGCAGGACGGGCGTGTACACATGAACCAGCAACAGATCGTCTCCGCGCAGAAAAAAGCCAGAAGCGTCCTACTGATCATAGCCGTGTTCCTGGTCGCCTGGCTTCTCTTCTTATGGTGGCAGCTGACGATACTGGTATCCATCTACAACTCCTGGGACAGCTTGAATGGCATCGGCATCAACCTGCAGTTTCGGTTCGTTTTCCTGGTCGTCTTGTGGATATCCCCCATCGTAAACCCTCTCGTGTACGCCTTCCGCCTGCCGGCGTTGAGAAGAGTGGTCTGGGACAGCCTTAGGAACGGCGTGGTCCGCCTATGGCGGCGTCTCGTCCCGCCGCAACAGGTACATCCGGCCGCCATAGAGATGCCAGTCATTGCTCCATAGTTATGGAGATTATACTTGTTATAAATGATGTACCTGTTACAGGAAAATATATCGATGTGTAGCCCTATTGCCTACCACGACATGAATGTTAAATTCTGGATAGAGGGGTTCTAGTATAAAAAATTTATTCACGCATTGCTTTTGGTACTTATCATAATCGATAATGTTTGACAATTGGTGAATTTCATTGTTTGTTAAAGCAAGAAAATAAATGTGCGATGATGATCATTTTGATTGTGTCGTGTATTTTTCCGCGTTGCACCTTCATTACGTCGTAGTTTGATAGAGGCCATTCGCAGCTGCAGGTTGGAAAATCTCTCAAAGACCTTTGAGTTAATGCTCAATATCTCACCAGACAAAGTTCAGTGAACTGCATTTGGCTGTGTTAGAAGAAAGTGGATCTATTTGCTCTAGTGGTATTCTGTATATGTTGCTTTTAAATAGTAGAGAATTCGGTTATTGTAATGTAGCTGTGATATTGACTTGCTGTTGAATGGTCATTGTCCTTTCGATATCTTAATTGTTATGTGGATATGATTATAATTTGGAACAATAAATATTTGGACCTTTAATGATTGAAAAGTATCAATGTAATTTATCTTATCGTAATATAGTGATAGTGCAAACAATCCATTTTTACAGTCAAATCAAAAGTAAATCCTTGAAAAGATGCCTTTTCTAAAATTGAATTTTGTTAGTCTTCACGAGGTCAAACAACAATCACCTCAAACCGTTTTCTGCCAATGTTTTCGGTGTTTGTCGGTGAGATGATAAGACAGCATATCGGCAGCATCCCTGCTGATCATCAACAAAACGGTCTCATTAGTATTTTTACTACCAAGTGGCAGTTTCAAAAGACCACATCATTTCTAACACAGCGAACTCCTCAATTCCGAGTTGACATTGTAACGGACGGGGACTGCATTACTATTTCACCTGTGTAAATCCTCAACAACAGGAAAAGGAGAGCAATCTCAGCTCTAATCTCACTCGGTTTTAGGAGATCGAGTAAAAGGGATAAAGCGATTTGTACAAAAGGTTATAACGGACTCTCCGGACCAGGGCAGCTCATTGGAGGTTCGAACCAATCGGAGCAGCTTGCAAGCGCTGACACCACTCTCTTCTATATGCTTCATTAAAGGATAACGCCGCCGAAAACGGAGGACACCGCCTTGAAGACAACTACTGCCAGACTACTGCCGAACAAAAAGAGGCGAACGACAGCCGCGCGCGGTGGCCACCTCACGATTGATTTTCTTTCTAGCCAGTGCCAGTtccaaaacaacaaacacatcgACCAAACCGACATCGTAACCGCACAGTATTGATTCATCTGCGTGAATCTTCAGCAACAGAAAATGGAGAGCAACCTCAGCGCGGCTCTGACCAGGCTTGGTCCACCCAAGGCACCTGGCCAGTGTTTGGAATGGTTCGTGGAAAACGAACTAGGCGGAGACCTGACATACGAGGCAGTAAATATGATTTGTGTGCCATCAGGGTCGAGACTGTATGACTTTTCCGGCAGACAAAGTTTGATGATAACTCTAAGCGTCATCGGCATCTTACTCAACGGCCTCGTCGTCTTCAGCGTAGCTAAGGTACAAGAACACAAGCCGCTGTACTACCTGATCGCGAACCTGGCTGTTACCGACATCATGGCCGGTGTGATCGCAAACGTCATGCTCGAGATAAGAGAGTTTGTGCCATATAGACAGTACACGCTATTGGGGGTCACTGTGCTGCACTTCCCCGTGATTCTGTCTCTGGCGGGGCTGGTACTTCTGTCCGTGGACCGCTATCTCTCCGTACAACACGCCATCTTCTACCACACCACCGTCCGGGGCTGGCACGTGCTGGCGGCGGTGGCCGGGGCGTGGGTCTCCGCCGGTCTGCTCTGCTTCTCCCCGATGATGGGATGGAACTGCTACGCGATGGACTTAAGCAAGGAGAGATGTTTCCTGGGGGTAGTGGAAGGTAGCTACATGTTTTCCATGACGATTCTCTGTGTGATCGGGGTTGGTGTCGTGGTGTTCGCAAACGCGCGTGTCTTCGTGGCACTCCGACGGCGCCTGGCTCTGGCAGTGGGCGGGAACGAAGAGGAGGATGGCCGTGTACATATGAACCAGCAACTGATCGTCTCCGCACAAAAAAAAGCCAGAAGCGTCCTCGTCATCATAGCTGTGTTTTTGGTAACTTGGCTGCTGTTTCTGTCGTGGCAGCTGTCGGTACTCGTCACTACGTTCAACATCCGTGTCGATTCGCGTGCAGTAAGTTTGCagtttttctttgtctttctaGTCGTCATGTGGCTGGTCCCCATCGTGAACCCTCTCGTGTACGCCTTCCGACTGCCGGTGTTGAGAAGGGTGGTCTGGGGCAGTCTTAGGAACGGCGGGGTCCGCCTATGGCGGCGTCTCGTCCCGCAGCAACTGGTATATCCGGCCGCCATAGAGATGCCAGCCGTTGATGTGTAGTTTAAGAGATTCTTGGACTTCAAGTACCAACAGACGTTTTAAATACTGTGCCAGGTACAGGAAAATCAGGTCAATTTTTGCCTCTATGCCAGGCCACAAAAGATCAATAACAACAGCTGCTGCGTTAATAGGAAGGTGCCAGTTTGAACGCTTTAAAACCTAGTCAGAAAATATTGTTATCccgtatgatttgatgagtacAGTTTTATTTTCGTCTTAATAATGAAAGTATGCAACGATAATCATGGAGACTCCATTGCTTTTTTACCTTTGTAttacctgtaaaattgtaacACAAGTAAGTTATGAGGCTGAAAAGTCTATATTGTTTACCCTCTGTACCACGCTCTGGATGACCTTTAGTTAATATTGCCATTTATTTTGGCTTTTGCGGATTACTTGCCCAACTGCCCCAAAGTCGTTTCAATCATCTTAATACTTCTCTTCCCCGCCTAAAGCTTTTCATACTGAAAGCACTTAAAAATACCTCTTTAACTTCATCCAGCAACGAAGGGAATGAAAGGTATCAAAATAGCACCATTTGCCTGTATGATCTTCTCTGATGTCTTCTACATGTACGTCAATAATCGCCACCACTGATCCTCATGTACGTATTGAGTCTGTGCAGGGGGCAAACAAAGTCCGAGCTAAGACATGTTAGAGTAGAAAGAAGAAATGAGCTCTCGGCCGGGTGTCTTACTCTAACTTTCTCCGCAAAGCTGCTCCTGTCAGTTAAGAGATCAAGTAAAAGGGTGAACCAATTTCTATGAAATGTCATCACGGACGCTTCGAACCAGGGCAGGATTAGTTGAAGTCCAAACGAGTAGGTCAGCTTGCTAGCGCTGaactaattatcttcgccgagaagattatgttttgtacgtttgggccccctagcggcttgtttggaactgcaatggGGAAATACAATATGATTCTCATTCCATAACTGAATTTTTCAAACGTACGCTTACtctttcggcgtaacacatgaGCTTGTTCGCAGACAGTTGGCGGCAGTTTTGCAACCATAAGCAACAAAGCGAGGTCATAATTGGTGAAATGTCCATCGTTAGGCAAGGCAATTCTATTTCACATCCACGTATGATTTGGGGATCTTCGAAAAATTGTGCTCCTTGACGCCGGGGTCATTAACCtcagccagcgagagattgtgtaaacacaggctacatcTAGCTGAAACTCGCTGTTTTTCGGCAATAAATAAAAATCAGTCCATCTGCCGCAAAATCGTTCTAATCTTCTTGATACTCCTCCTCCGCGGAAAGCGCTTCAAAATGTCTCTTTAATCTCATCTAACAGAAGAAGCGGAAGAAAGCTATCAAAAGAGCACCATTTGCCTGTATAATCTTCTCTAGTGATCCCTACAAAACATGTACGTCAATGATCGCTGCCACTGATCCTTATGTACAAACTGAGTCTTTAGAGCAAACACAGTACGCTTTCGTCCAGTATAGACGTGGTAgagaaaacagaagaagaactaAGCTTTCGGCCAATTTTCGTACTTCCTTTTCGATGCAAAGCTGCTGCTGTCAGGGGGTTTTTAGGAGATAAAGTTAAAGGATAAAGCGATTTGTAGAAAAGGTCAACACGGACTGTCCGCACCAGGGCAGGCTCCTTTGAGGTTTGAACGAATAAAAGCAGCTCGCTAGCGTTGACACCTCTCTCTCTTCTATTTGCTTCATCAACGGACGACGGGAGACAAACGAACGCCGCCTTGAAGCTGATTACTCTCAGAGGGTTTTCCATCTCCGTGAATGTTCATCAAACGAAAAGAGACGGACCACAGCCACGGTGGTCTCCGCACGACTGATTATTTCTTGTCATTGCCAGTTCCGAAAAGACCGCATCATTTCCAAAACAGCGAACACATCCACCAAATCGACGTCGCACCCACATAGTAATAATCTGTCTGTGTGAATCTTCAACAGAAGAAAATGGAGAGCAACTTCAGCGCGGCTCTGACCAAGCTTGGTCCTCCCAACGCCCCTGGCCAGTGCTTAGAATGGTTTGCGGTAAACGACCTTAGTGAAAACCTGACATACGCGACTGTGATGAGGATTTGTGTACCATCAGGGCGGAGACTGTGGGACTTTCCGGGCAGACAAATTGTGATGATAACCCTAAGCGTCATCGGCATCTTGCTCAATGGCCTCGTTGTTTTCAGCATAGCAAAGATACAAGAACACAAGCCGCTGTACTACCTGATCGCAAACCTGGCTGTTACCGACATCATGGCCGGTGTAATCTCCAACGTCATGCTTGATATAGGTGAGTTTGTGACATATCGACAGCACACCCTTTTGGGGGTCACTGTGTTGCATTTCCCCGTGATTCTGTCTCTGGCGGGGCTGGTACTTCTGTCCGTGGACCGCTATCTCTCCGTACAACACGCCATCTTCTACCACACCACCGTACGGGGCTGGCACGTGCTGGCGGCGGTGGCAGTCGCGTGGGTCTCCGCCGGGCTGCTCTGCTTCTCCCCGATGATGGGATGGAACTGCTACGCGATGGACATCACAAAGGAGAGATGTTTCCTGTGGGTAGTGGAAGGTAGCTATATGCTTTCCATGACGATTCTCTGTGTGATCGGGGTTGGTGTGGTGGTGTTCGCAAACGCTCGCGTCTTCGTTGCGCTCCGACGGCGTCTGGCCGTGGCAGTAGACGGGAACGAACAACAGGAGGACGGGCGCGTACACATGAACCAGCAACAGATCGTCTCCGCGCAGAAAAAGGCAAGAAGCGTTCTCGTCATCATATCCGTGTTCTTGGTAATCTGGCTCCTGTTTCTGTCGTGGCAGCTGTCGGTACTAGTCACTACGTTCAATATCAGTGTCGATTCGCGTGCAGTCAGTTTGCAGTTTTTCTGCGTCTTCCTCGTCGTCATGTGGTTGGTCCCCATCGTGAACCCTCTCGTGTACGCCTTCCGACTGCCGGCGTTGAGAAGGGTGGTCTGGGACAGTCTTAGGAACGGCGGGGTCCGCCTATGGCGTTGTCTCGTCCCGCCGCAACAGGTACATCCAGCCGCAATAGAGATGCCAGCCGTTAATGTGTAGtcactgggttaaacatttagGAAGCCAAGGCTAGGGCAAGGGGCAGGACTTTTTGGAGGAttcacctggaaagcaaggggtcagtttctggcctgtgcacgtaggcaggtaggcaggcaggaTGTTTAGTAACAGAGAGATTCTGGTCCCAAAAGACGTTTTAAACACTGTGCCAGGTACAGGAAAATCAGATCAATTCTTGCCTCTATGCCAGGCCACAACAGATCAAAAACAACAGCTGTTACGTTATTAGAGTACCAGTATAAAGGCGTTAGCCTGTCTGAAAGTCTGGCTGCTGCAAGAAACAGatgagcctggagacagatctccatctttactgctaccttgtccccccaacgacccggaggtcaagggactaggtaggtaggtataaaGGCGTTAAGAGATGCCAGTATTAACGGTTTAAGTCTAGTCGGTGAATATCTTTATTGTGTATGATTtgttttggacagacaaggacgacttCGCACTGCACTCATGTGTATGGTTTGGTGAGTACTAGTACTATATTTTTGTGTGCGTCAAAAGAAAAGTATGCGACGATAATCATAGAGACTCCTTTGCATTTCCATCTTTGTATTACTTGCAAATTTACTAAGTATACTATGAGGCTACAgaatatatatcaatattgttTACCCTCTATATCACGCTCTGGGTGACCATTAGTTTATCATTGCCATTTGTGTTTTTGCTTTTGCTGATTACTTGCAGGTTCTATATTGCCATTTATTTTCAATTGGCTTCTCTTGAGTACTTGCGAGTTGAATATTGCCATTTATTTTCAATTCTGTTGAGTACTTGCGAGTTCCATATTGCCATTTATTTTCAATTGGCTTCTGTTGAGTACTTGCGAGTTCAATATTGCCATTTAATTTCAATTCTGCTGATTAATTGCGAGTTCAATATTGCCATTTATTTTCAATTCTGCTGCTGATTACTTGCGAGTTCCATATTGCCATTTATTTTCAATTCTGCTGCTGATTACTTGCGAGTTCAATATTGCCATTTacgtcatacctgggcctgatacgtgTGATAATT comes from Branchiostoma lanceolatum isolate klBraLanc5 chromosome 2, klBraLanc5.hap2, whole genome shotgun sequence and encodes:
- the LOC136426471 gene encoding melanocyte-stimulating hormone receptor-like, whose amino-acid sequence is MEGNLSATATGFAPPNDTGPCLEWFAENDIGENLTFKAVKTICAPSGWGPFDFPGREALTVTLSVIGILLNSLVVFGVAKLQQNKPLYYLIANLAVTDIITNVIGNVILQLGYLVTYRQFTLFLVTVLHFPVILSLTGLVLLSVDRYLSVQHAIFYHTTVRGWHVLAAVVGAWVSAALLCFSPMMGWNCYAMDLRKRLCYLGAVEVSYILFMTVLCAIGVGVVVFTSARVFVTLRRRLAVAVDGNQQQQDGRVHMNQQQIVSSHKKARSVLVIIAVFLVTWVFFLSWQLTILVTTFNISVDSRAISLHFFIVFLVVIWLVPIVNPLVYAFRLPALRRVIWDSLRNGGVRLWRCLVPLQQVHPAAIQM
- the LOC136426472 gene encoding melanocyte-stimulating hormone receptor-like, with the translated sequence METNLSSTLARFGPPNATGRCFEWFAENGLSENVTFGDVVNICGGNSGWGPFAFPGREVLTIISSVLCVLLNGLVVFGVAKLQQKKPLCYLIANLAVTDIMTNLAGNVMLELTEAVTYRKFIVFIVTVLHFPVILSLTGLVLLSVDRYASVQHPIFYHATVGGGHVLAAVAGAWVSAALLCFSPVTGWNCSGLETNDELCFLGAVEGSYILRLAVAADRNQQQQDGRVHMNQQQIVSAQKKARSVLLIIAVFLVAWLLFLWWQLTILVSIYNSWDSLNGIGINLQFRFVFLVVLWISPIVNPLVYAFRLPALRRVVWDSLRNGVVRLWRRLVPPQQVHPAAIEMPVIAP
- the LOC136426473 gene encoding melanocyte-stimulating hormone receptor-like; translation: MESNLSAALTRLGPPKAPGQCLEWFVENELGGDLTYEAVNMICVPSGSRLYDFSGRQSLMITLSVIGILLNGLVVFSVAKVQEHKPLYYLIANLAVTDIMAGVIANVMLEIREFVPYRQYTLLGVTVLHFPVILSLAGLVLLSVDRYLSVQHAIFYHTTVRGWHVLAAVAGAWVSAGLLCFSPMMGWNCYAMDLSKERCFLGVVEGSYMFSMTILCVIGVGVVVFANARVFVALRRRLALAVGGNEEEDGRVHMNQQLIVSAQKKARSVLVIIAVFLVTWLLFLSWQLSVLVTTFNIRVDSRAVSLQFFFVFLVVMWLVPIVNPLVYAFRLPVLRRVVWGSLRNGGVRLWRRLVPQQLVYPAAIEMPAVDV
- the LOC136426474 gene encoding melanocyte-stimulating hormone receptor-like, whose product is MESNFSAALTKLGPPNAPGQCLEWFAVNDLSENLTYATVMRICVPSGRRLWDFPGRQIVMITLSVIGILLNGLVVFSIAKIQEHKPLYYLIANLAVTDIMAGVISNVMLDIGEFVTYRQHTLLGVTVLHFPVILSLAGLVLLSVDRYLSVQHAIFYHTTVRGWHVLAAVAVAWVSAGLLCFSPMMGWNCYAMDITKERCFLWVVEGSYMLSMTILCVIGVGVVVFANARVFVALRRRLAVAVDGNEQQEDGRVHMNQQQIVSAQKKARSVLVIISVFLVIWLLFLSWQLSVLVTTFNISVDSRAVSLQFFCVFLVVMWLVPIVNPLVYAFRLPALRRVVWDSLRNGGVRLWRCLVPPQQVHPAAIEMPAVNV